The genomic DNA CTTTGCACTTTATAAGGAGCTACTTAGTCATGCGATTATCTGtagtagcagtgcaatgcataaactcATGCGTGTGATGttatctcagtgatttcaaccgtggtatgagtgttggtgccagaaagagctggtttgagtatttctgtaactgctgatctcctgtgattttcacgcacaacagtctctagagttggtgcgaaaaactaaaaaacatccagtgagcagcagttctgcgggcagaaactcattgttaatgagagacgtcagaggagaagggccagacaggttaaagctgacaggaaggtgacaggaatgcaaataaccacacattacaacagcggtatgcagaagaacatctctgaacacacaatgcgtcaaaacCTCTGTGGATAGGCAACTGCCGAAAGTGGATAGGATGGAGCGGCAGacgaccaataagtcaaaatataagtctaataaatacctaataatgtgctcactgggtgtataaaTTCACGGCACGTATCAATGGAAGAAGTTTACTATCGCCGCAACGTTGCGAAAACGTTGCGAAAACGTTGCGATAACATATTACGCCAGCTGCAACGCTGCACGTATGAGTTAACGCCGCGCTAACGATGAACGCGGGTCATACCTGCCGGTTCGCTCCACAGCTTGCTAGCAGATAGAGCCTTGTGAACCCCTCTTAACAGCATTGAAAATGAAACAGAGTTGCTTCATTCTAAAATTGAATATTTGTCAGTAAAGATCTGTAGGGCGTAAACTCGCATTTCTCTCCAGACAAAAAATGTGTGACGAATGcacattaaatgtgtgtgtagggggtcaGTCTGTGTatatcagggatcatcaactgtggccctcgaatccaaatcatttctcctgggtaattagtgctactgcctgccttcacacacctgactcccaggtaaagggagggtgaacacacctgactcccaggtaaagggagggtgaacacacctgactcccaggtaaagggagggtgaacacacctgactcccaggtaaagggagggtgatcacacctgactcccaggtaaagggagggtgaacacacctgactcccaggtaaagggagggtgaacacacctgactccctggtaaagggagggtgaacacacctgactcccaggtaaagggagggtgaacacacctgactcccaggtaaagggagggagaaaaaccagcagttctcagccctcgaggactgtgtgtttgctgatccctgctgtatGTGGGAACTGATATGATATGTGGGTTACTATCCTGCTCTCTGTGAACAGCACAGCCCTCAGGAATCAAGTCACCTGTTAACGGTGTACCAAGCTATGGAAACACCACCGGCAAACTGGCAGATATTAACTGGCTAACGGTTAATACTGCATCGCTCAAAACACATCAGCTGGAACAAACtttagcaaaaaaacaaaacaattatgaaAGAGCAGTTTAATCCATTTCATCCATACACAATTGTaaaaggcactgttccagtaaCCAGGCAACCACAGTCTAGTATGGGATATGGATCATTCCCGGACTGCAGCCGGCAGCCCTACGGGTTGACCCGTCAATTAATCCAGGATGTCTGCGTTTCATCGCTCTCCAGCGACCCCTGCAGGTTAACCCGACTCCTGTCTGTGCGAGGTTGACTTGTAGGCCACGGTGTGAAAAGACTTGACAAGATCAGGTTGACCTTGTGTTTCAGAAGAGAGTGCCTTTCACGGGCACAACTTGGCACAGTGTGGCACGgtgctaacatgctaatgtTCAGTCAAGGTATTCCACACTGGCTGTTTTTTCTGAAAGCCTGACGTCCTGGTTATTTGGAGATGTGGATCCTGTTGTTTCTGTCGCACACCTGTTTCAGACCTGATTCAGACCTGTTTCAGACCTGATTCAGACCTGTTTCAGACCTGATTCCAAATCACCTCAACGCAACACGGCTGTCAGTCGCCCTTTCTCATAGCAAGGCAGCAGCTTCCGACCTGACTTGGCAACAGGAACGCGGTCCTTCACCTGGGCACACAGCAACAGCCAAAAACTGTCAATCGCCCAGGCAAATGACGATAGTCGGTCATTTCCAAACACCAGAAGTGGCCAGTGTGCTCCGTTGcaaggtggccattttgttttagaaatggcaggcggccattttgttttagaaatggcaggcggccattttgttttagaaatggcaggtggccattttgttttagaaATGGCAGTGATGCTGTGAGACTTCATGCAATCACACATTCATCAGTGAGGTTCAGaaagtgtaaatgtgtgtgtgtgtgtgggggtgcgtggggggggcATGGGTCCCCCATCTAAAACTGCACCCCACCTCCGGTGGACATCACAACTAACTCCTCCATGGCACATggggacatacacacacacacacacacgcgcgcgcgtaaacaggcacgcgcacacgcgcacacatgcaccctGCCTTCTTCGCACACTCTGCCCAGGCGGCTTTCACAGCAGGTTGACTTTGGCCACCACCTGCTTGCAGCCCGTGTGGGAGAGCAGCCGCTGGTCGACGGCGTAGTACGAGATCTCCGCCGCCAGGCGCTCGATGTGGCCGCGGTCGGGGTAGAAGCCCTCCCTGGTCATCTCGTCCAGGAAGCAGTCCATCACGTGACCCTTCTCCAGCAGGGTGAGGGGCAGGAGCTCGGTTTCCGGCTCGCCCCACAGGGGGTGTCGCTTCTCCAGAACGTCCCGCAGCACAGGCCCCACGTCCCGCCCCAGCTGGGCGGCGTCGCTGGACGAGTTCTGCAGGACGAACTTGGTGATCTCGGCGTTCCCGAGGCTGCCGATCAGCACGTACACGGCGTTGAGGAACTCGGCGGACCGGCCGGGGCGCGTCAGGTTGTAGACCGTGTCCAGCAGCGGGCGGTGCATGAACTCCACCTCGTCGAAGATGAAGAACGGgatcttctcctcttcctcggcCAGCTTCAGCGTCTGGGCGACGCTGAGGCTCAGCTCCCGGGCGCAGTTCTGCGCCTCGCCCTCCAGGGGGCAGTGGTGGAGCGCGAAGTACTGCAGCACCAGCTCCTCGCCCAGGACTGAGCGGAAATGGCGGCCCAAGATACGCCCCAGGTGACTCTTGCCCACCCCGGAGGGCCCGTGCAGGGACAGGACGAGCGGCCGGTTGTGGACGTAGGTGGACAGGTAGTCCCCCAGGTGCACCAGGAGACCCTCGCTCGCCTCCCGCTGCCCGAACACCTCCCGCTTCACCGTCTTGTCCAGCCCCTCTAGGTCGTAGCGGAGCAGGTGGTCATCCAGGTTCTCGATGGCATTGTACACCTAGCGTAACAGAGCACAGCGGAACGTAAAATAACATGAACGTCGTAGCATaaaatagcatagcataacagcatagcatagcataatgtaacataacataaacatcatagcatagcataacgtaacataacataaacatcatagcatagcataacataacataacataaacatcatagcataacatagcataacatcacataacatgacataatgtagcatagcataacatataACATACCATAAACAGCATAgtatagcataacatagcatagcataacacagAACATAATACAcaataacatacagtaacataatgtaacgtaatgatgAGAACAGACCAGAGATGCTCCCCATTTcccaccactaaagtgtactgcagtttacctaaaagctagatactatctagcactgtatcaagccagGTCTTCTGCCTCCAGTACATGACCTGACAatctattccacacagtgaccacttgtCTTTCCTCATAACTGTTAACTTTTCTACCAGGAATCTATCTtattgcccttctttgaaccttttctagCACCTCTATAACTAGAGTATCTAGCACTGGATCAACCCTGATCTTGAGAACCCCCAGTGTTCCTGtctccactacatgacctgacaagctattccacacagtgaccacttgtCTTCCTCATAACTGTTAACTTTTATACCAGGAATCAATCTtattgcccttctttgaaccttttccagcacctctaTAACTAGAGTATCTAGC from Conger conger chromosome 12, fConCon1.1, whole genome shotgun sequence includes the following:
- the tor4aa gene encoding torsin-4A isoform X2, encoding MEQQDGAGGGLEDSQEEEAEAEAEAQMPAALSFSQFSSSLRAMVRIRNKYLAIKKRRVELGATPSSLSAVLPRSTSPKIFTFDGAAMAAALERRKKKKKKRRRVMFPNDSRRRTAPKESSRAKNCLVFLTFIVFLQVYNAIENLDDHLLRYDLEGLDKTVKREVFGQREASEGLLVHLGDYLSTYVHNRPLVLSLHGPSGVGKSHLGRILGRHFRSVLGEELVLQYFALHHCPLEGEAQNCARELSLSVAQTLKLAEEEEKIPFFIFDEVEFMHRPLLDTVYNLTRPGRSAEFLNAVYVLIGSLGNAEITKFVLQNSSSDAAQLGRDVGPVLRDVLEKRHPLWGEPETELLPLTLLEKGHVMDCFLDEMTREGFYPDRGHIERLAAEISYYAVDQRLLSHTGCKQVVAKVNLL
- the tor4aa gene encoding torsin-4A isoform X1, which encodes MARTVSKMEQQDGAGGGLEDSQEEEAEAEAEAQMPAALSFSQFSSSLRAMVRIRNKYLAIKKRRVELGATPSSLSAVLPRSTSPKIFTFDGAAMAAALERRKKKKKKRRRVMFPNDSRRRTAPKESSRAKNCLVFLTFIVFLQVYNAIENLDDHLLRYDLEGLDKTVKREVFGQREASEGLLVHLGDYLSTYVHNRPLVLSLHGPSGVGKSHLGRILGRHFRSVLGEELVLQYFALHHCPLEGEAQNCARELSLSVAQTLKLAEEEEKIPFFIFDEVEFMHRPLLDTVYNLTRPGRSAEFLNAVYVLIGSLGNAEITKFVLQNSSSDAAQLGRDVGPVLRDVLEKRHPLWGEPETELLPLTLLEKGHVMDCFLDEMTREGFYPDRGHIERLAAEISYYAVDQRLLSHTGCKQVVAKVNLL